agatgaaccaatcagaacggtgctgacaaagggagtggctggcattgggaaaacagtcttaacacagaagttcactctggactgggctgaagacaaagccaatcaggaaatccagttcatatttccattcactttcagagagctgaatgtgctaaaagaggaaaagttcagcttggtggaacttgttcatcacttctttactaaAACTAAAGAATCAGGAATCTGCAGGCtggaagacttccaggttgtgttcattcttgatggtctggatgagtgccGACTTAGTTTGGACTTCAACAAAACTAAAATCCTGACTGAAAcaagaaagtccacctcattgGATGTACTGTTGACAAACCTCATCAAGGGGAACCTGCTCCcatctgctcgcctctggataaccacacgtcCTGCATCAGCCAGTCAGATCCCTCCTGAGTGTGTGGAcctggtgacagaggtcaggggctttactgacccacagaaggaggagtacttcaggaagagattcagagatgaggagcagaccagcaggatcatctcccacatcaagacatcacgaagcctccacatcatgtgtcacatcccagtcttctgctggatcactgctacagttctggaggatgtgctgaaaACCACAGAGGGAGGACAACTGCCCAAGaacctgactgagatgtacattcacttcctggtggttcaggccaaagtcaaGAGGATCAAATATGATGGAGGaactgagacagatccacactggagtccagagagcaggaagatgattgagtctctgggaaaactggcttttgatcagctgcagaaaggaaacctgatcttctatgaatcagacctgacagagtgtggcatcgatatcagaacggcctcagtgtactcaggagtgttcacacagatctttaaagaggagagaggactgtaccaggacaaggtgttctgctttgtccatctgagtgttcaggagtttctggctgctcttcatgtccatctgaccttcatcaactccgGAGTCAATCAGCtggaagaacaacaaacaaGCTCTCAGACAGAGAACGACTTCTATCAGAGTTCTgtggacaaggccttacagagcccaaatggacacctggacttgttccttcgTTTTCTCTTGGGTCTGAAAACTAATAAAATTTGTTTGCAAGGCCtggtgacacagacaggaagtagcttaCAGACCAATCGGGAAACGGTTCAGTACATCAAGAacaagctcagtgagaatctgtctgtaGAGAAAAACATCAACCTGTTCCAGTGTctaaatgaactgaatgatcgttctctagtggaggagatccaacagtccctgagttcaggaagtctctccactgataaact
The window above is part of the Maylandia zebra isolate NMK-2024a linkage group LG23, Mzebra_GT3a, whole genome shotgun sequence genome. Proteins encoded here:
- the LOC101474066 gene encoding protein NLRC3 isoform X5, with the protein product MDQCEDREEGVPPSKTTLCGEHESQTTAQSPEVHGVPGSAGPKPKTNPEPGPEPSCVSLKSDLSKDIGADFKKELLCDKEISKKPESPGPEPSCASLKSHQSKDIGEKFKGCPSPAKRVDKERAEVSTGQSAQQRQTHLDSVFMRLEDNIMMFVKNELKKTKKVLSPDDPETIKSQREDKEMFEGEDEDQRKSCREAFLKITLHFLRRLKQHEMADHLQSKIFAPLYKRELKAQLKKKFQCVFEGIAKAGNPTLLNQIYTELYITEGGTAEVNDEHEIRQIETVSRKSKGPETTIRQEDIFKSSPGRDEPIRTVLTKGVAGIGKTVLTQKFTLDWAEDKANQEIQFIFPFTFRELNVLKEEKFSLVELVHHFFTKTKESGICRLEDFQVVFILDGLDECRLSLDFNKTKILTETRKSTSLDVLLTNLIKGNLLPSARLWITTRPASASQIPPECVDLVTEVRGFTDPQKEEYFRKRFRDEEQTSRIISHIKTSRSLHIMCHIPVFCWITATVLEDVLKTTEGGQLPKNLTEMYIHFLVVQAKVKRIKYDGGTETDPHWSPESRKMIESLGKLAFDQLQKGNLIFYESDLTECGIDIRTASVYSGVFTQIFKEERGLYQDKVFCFVHLSVQEFLAALHVHLTFINSGVNQLEEQQTSSQTENDFYQSSVDKALQSPNGHLDLFLRFLLGLKTNKICLQGLVTQTGSSLQTNRETVQYIKNKLSENLSVEKNINLFQCLNELNDRSLVEEIQQSLSSGSLSTDKLSPAQWSALVFILLSSEKDLDVFDLKKYSASEEALLRLLPVVKASKKAL
- the LOC101474066 gene encoding protein NLRC3 isoform X4, with protein sequence MDQCEDREEGVPPSKTTLCGEHESQTTAQSPEVHGVPGSAGPKPKTNPEPGPEPSCVSLKSDLSKDIGADFKKELLCDKEISKKPESPGPEPSCASLKSHQSKDIGEKFKGCPSPAKRVDKERAEVSTGQSAQQRQTHLDSVFMRLEDNIMMFVKNELKKTKKVLSPDDPETIKSQREDKEMFEGEDEDQRKSCREAFLKITLHFLRRLKQHEMADHLQSKIFAPLYKRELKAQLKKKFQCVFEGIAKAGNPTLLNQIYTELYITEGGTAEVNDEHEIRQIETVSRKSKGPETTIRQEDIFKSSPGRDEPIRTVLTKGVAGIGKTVLTQKFTLDWAEDKANQEIQFIFPFTFRELNVLKEEKFSLVELVHHFFTKTKESGICRLEDFQVVFILDGLDECRLSLDFNKTKILTETRKSTSLDVLLTNLIKGNLLPSARLWITTRPASASQIPPECVDLVTEVRGFTDPQKEEYFRKRFRDEEQTSRIISHIKTSRSLHIMCHIPVFCWITATVLEDVLKTTEGGQLPKNLTEMYIHFLVVQAKVKRIKYDGGTETDPHWSPESRKMIESLGKLAFDQLQKGNLIFYESDLTECGIDIRTASVYSGVFTQIFKEERGLYQDKVFCFVHLSVQEFLAALHVHLTFINSGVNQLEEQQTSSQTENDFYQSSVDKALQSPNGHLDLFLRFLLGLKTNKICLQGLVTQTGSSLQTNRETVQYIKNKLSENLSVEKNINLFQCLNELNDRSLVEEIQQSLSSGSLSTDKLSPAQWSALVFILLSSEKDLDVFDLKKYSASEEALLRLLPVVKASKKALLNSCNLSERACGALSSSLQLEDCELRDLDLSNNNVQDSGLTLLFSRLKTTNWKLETLRKTPLNSTRWRQSGEIALLQHSASSEQTGYGTTTS